The Longimicrobium sp. sequence GCGTTTCGCGTGCATTCGCGCGGCGCGTGGTGTTCTCCCCCTCACCCGCCCTGCGCCCCCGCAGGCGGGGGAGGGGGCCGGGGGGAGGGGGCCCTACGCCCCCGTCGGGTTGTTCCAGTACCAGGCGAGCAGCACGATCCCGAGCGCGATCCGGTACCAGGCGAACGGCTTGAAGTCGTTCTTGGAGACGTACGCCAGGAGCCCGCGGATCACCACCAGGGCGGAGATGAAGGCGACGATGAAGCCCGTCGCGAAGACCGGGATGTCCGCGGTGGTGGCGACGTCCATGATCTTGCCCATCTTGACCAGGGAGGCGCCCAGCATCGCCGGGATCGCCATGAAGAAGGAGAACTCCGTGGCCGCCTTGCGCGAAAGCCCGATCCCCAGCCCCCCCATGATGGTGGCCCCCGAGCGCGAGATCCCCGGCCACAGCATCGCCAGCACCTGGAAGAAGCCCACCCACAGCGCCTTGCTCAGCGGGATGTCGTCCACCGACTCCACCGTCGGTTTGCGGAAGTAGTGCTCGATCAGCAGGATGCCGACGCCGCCCACCAGCAGCGCCAGCGCCACGGTGAAGGGGCCGGAGAAGTTCTCCTCCACCCAGTCGTTCGTCGGCAGCCCGATCACCGCCGCGGGGATCGAGGCGACGATGATGTTGATGATCAGCCGCTTCGACTGCGGGGTCTTCCAGGTGCGCAGCACCTCCCAGATCTTCTCGCGGTACACCCACACCACGGCCAGGATGGCGCCGAGCTGGATGAAGATGGCGAACGCGAACTCCTTTTTCCCCTCGAAGTTGAGCCAGTCCTGAAAGAGGATCAAGTGCCCGGTGGAGGATACGGGGATGAACTCCGTGGCGCCTTCCACGATGCCAAGGATCACGGCTTTCAGGAACAGGTACAGGTCCATTCTCTCGTCCGGCAGGGGGATGAAGGAGGCTATGCGCCAAGCGGCTCGGGCCTGGGCGGGCTGGGGCGCAGCCGCGCCATCGCCGAGCCCACGGCCACGGTGATGGCCGAGCCCAGCAGCGCGAACCAGAGGGTGTCGATCACCTTGGGAATCGCGCCGAACTGCTGCAGCGCCCACAGCGCCGCCATCCCCGCGACGGCAACCGCCATGCCCGCCAGCGCGTCACGCTCCCGCGCGCGCTTCGAAACGAGCCCCAGCAGGAAGCCTCCCAGCAGCCCGCCGTAGGTGAACGAGGCGATCTGCAGCGCGATCACCACCAGCGGCGTGCCCGACGCGACCCACTGGAAGGCGAGCGACACCACGATCATCACCGCGCCCCAGAAGAGGGTGAAGCGCTTCCCCACCGCCAGCAGGTGGCTCTCGCCTCCGCGACCGGTGAGGGGCACGTAGATGTCGTGCACGGATACGGCCGCCAGCGCGTTGAGCGACGACGACATCGCCGCCGCCAGAATCGCCGCCACCATGAGTCCGCGCACCCCCGTGGGCAGGTGCTCCACCGCGAAGCGCGGAAAGACCGAGTCCGGCGGGGTGAAGGGCGCGCCCTTGTAGTACGCGAATAGCCCCACCCCGATCAGCAGGAAGAGGGCGAACTGGATGAGGACGATGATCCCGGACCCCACCAGCGCCTTGCGCGCGTCACCCAGCGAGGGCGAGGCGAGGAGGCGCTGCACGATCAGGTGGTCCGCGCCGTGGCTGGCCATGGTGAGGAAGGCGCCGCCCACGATCCCCGTCAGCAGCCACTTGGGGTCCGCGAAGCCGCCACTGGGGTGCAGGATGCGCAGCTTGTCGCCCGGCTCCGCGGCGGCCACGATCCCGCTCCACCCGCCCGGCACCAGCCGCACCAGCACCCAGAGCACCGCGATGCCGCCCGCCACGTAGATGAAGAGCTGCGCCACGTCCACCCACACCACGGCGCGCAGCCCGCCGTAGTAGCTGTAGAGCAGGGTAAAGACCCCGATCGCCACGATGCTCTGCCACACCGGGATCCCCGCGACCACCGCCAGCGGCAGCGCCGTGGCGAAGATCCGCACCCCGTCCGCCAGCGTCCTCGTGACCAGGAAGAGCAGCGAGGCGAAGCGCCGCGCCCGGTCCCCGAAGCGGCGCTCCAGCAGGACGTACGCGGTGGCGATCTCGCCGCGGAAGTAGCGCGGCAGCAGGAAGATGGCGATGCCGATGCGCCCGATGCAGTAGCCCAGCGCCAGCTGGATCATCCACAGGTCCGCCCCGTACGCCGTGGCGGGCACGCTGATGACGGTGAGCGCGCTGGTCTCGGTGGCCACCAGGCTGAAGCATGCCGCCCACCACGGGATCGACCGGTCGGCCAGGAAGTAGTCGCTCGCATCCTTTTGCTGGCGCCCCAGCACCGCCCCCAGCACGGACACGAAGACGATGTAGCCGATGACGATGGCGAAATCGAGGGCGGAGAACGTCAAGGGCGGCGCGGGGTTGAGGGGAGAAGAAGTGCGTGAGTGCGTTAGTGCGTGAGTGCGCTGGGTTCAGCCACAAACTGTCATCCTGAGGGAGCCGCCTCCCCGAACGCCGCCGCGCACGCCGTACTCCTGCGGCGACCAAAGGATCTAGCCTGCGAGCCGAGAGGCCCGGTGTGACGCACTGTCCTCTCGTCACGGGCAGTAGATCCTTCGCTCCGCGCCACAGATCGGAGGAACACAAGCACCTGCAAAGCGCGTCGCTCAGGATGATAAACTGGGGGACACCGAGATCCCTACGCTCTGGAGTGGAATCTTGCGCCGAGTGGCGCGCGCGAAGGATAGACTGCGATCCCGCCTCGTGCAACGCCGACGATGGCGCGGGTAGGCGCGGGCCGGAGCGGCGTCAGGCACGGGCGCGATAAATCGCGCCACTACAGGATTTGCGCTCGACAGCGGTGTCGAGCTTCTGCGCTCATGCTGCCGTTTCGAGCTCTTTCTTCAGACCGGAGCGGTCCACCAGCCACTGCTTCGCCTCGCGAGCCACGTTCCGATAGAACTTGTTGCCGCTCCGGAGCTCCGTGGGCGTTGTCTGCACGACGTTCACCTCGCGCCCGAGAAGCACACTTGCCTCGATCACGTGTCGGGTAAGCGAAGGCGCGTCGATTTGATCACCGAGTACCATCACGTCGATGTCGCTTTCCTCCCGCACGCTTCCCTTTGCGAACGATCCGAAGATGAACGCGCTCTCCACGCCGTCTACCTCGGCGAGGGCGTAGGGGAGCACGTCAACGGGCGCGCTGAGCTGCCGCACCAGAGCGCGGAACTGTGCCCAGAGCGGACTCTCCTCGTTGACGCAGTAGCGGACCTTGTTGCCATCGTTCCGACGGATCAGGAGTTCCAACGTCAGCAGCCGATCAAGTTCGTTCTTCAGCGAAGCCGGGCTCAGCCCCGTGATCCGTTCGAGCGCGCGCACGTGCGGCGCCGACTCGGGATTTACGGCGAAATAGCGCACCAGCCTCGCCATCGCACCGGAGGCGAGAGCGAGGGCGAGCGGATCTCGAGCGGGCGGCCGTCGTGCCATTCGGTGCCTTGAAGATTGTGTGTTGCACCATATTATGGTGCACCCACGGCATGCGCAACGTCGGTCTGCGCGCCCCCGCACCGATGCACGCAAACGCCCCTCCCCCAGTAGTTTGGGGGAGGGGCAGCGAGGAACGAGCGGGGAGAGGGCCTGCGACGCCTGCGCCCTACACCCCCGCGGCGCTCAGCTCCGGATCGTCCATCAGCAGGGAGGTCAGGCGGCCGAGGTGCTGGGGGGTGCAGTAGAGGCGGACCTCGCCGCGCTCGCTGGCGCGCACGCGCGGGCGGGTGAAGCACACCACGCGGTGCTCCTGGCAGAGCCGGTCGAGGGCGCGGGCGGCGCGGGCCGTGTCGGCCAGGGTGGGGTCGTCCTTGCGCTTCCAGCCGAGGTGGGTGGCCACGTCATCGGCCGAGACGGCGTCGTGCACGGTGGGGTTGAAGGCGTCCGCGTCCAGCATCTCGATCACCAGCTCGCGGTCGCGCAGGTAGCGGAAGGCGGCTTCGCAGTCGCGGCACTGCTTGTCCTCGGTGGGCGACTCGGCGGCGGCGACGGCCATCACTTCCGAGCAGTCGATGCTCAACGTCGTCCCTTCTTCGCCGCCGTGCCAGCGCTCCACGGCGATCCGCTCGGCGAGCTTGCGGTCCTTTGCATCCACCACGTAACGAACCGTCTGGCGGAAAGTGATCTCCACCTCGAAGCGCTTCTGCTCCATCGTCCTGGACACTCTCGGATGGGAGGATGCGGGGTGCCCCCCGCGTGCATTTGTTACTCTACTCTGCTACAACTGCGCCCGGAATGGAAGGGGGCGGATGAAACAGGTGGGTAGCAGCGCGGCTGGGAGCTCCTTACTTCGCCGCGACCGCGGGTACTCGCTTGCGGGCGCGGAGGGCGGCGCGTGACTCGTCGAGGGCGCGGGTCATCTCGGCGATGCCCCGCTGTCCCGCGGGGCGGCGGCCGAAGCGCGCGTCCAGGTAGAGGCGCACCAGGCGGGCGGCGGACTCCGAGCCCGGCGCGGTGGAGCGCTCCAGCCCTTCGGCCCATTGCAGCGGGCCGGCCGCATCGTCGCCGATGCCGGCGCGGGCGTACGTGCGGCGGAGCGCAAGGTAGATGCGCGCCTCGGCGGGGAGGCGCTCGCCGCGGCGGCGGATGATCCACACCGCGCCGCCGGCCACCACCAGCACGATCACGATCCAGGGCGCTTCGTCCGGCACGCCGCCGCCGCCGGGGCGCGGGCGGCCGGCATCGCGCTCGGCGCCCTCGCCGCGGGTGAAGAGGGAGCCGACGCCGCGGAAGACGGTGAGCTGCCGGTCCAGGTTGTAGTCGATCACCCAGCGGTACCAGCGGTACTCGACGCCATCGAACCAGAAGCGGAAGGGGCCGCTCCACGAGCTCCCGAATCCCGGCTGCACCACGTCGGAGCGCGAGGGGGGCGTGGGGTCGAAGGGAACCCATCCGGCGCCGGGGAACCAGACCTCTACCCAGGAGTGCGCGTCGTTCTCCGTCACGCGCAGGTAGCGGGCGCCGCTGTTCCACTCGCCGCCCAGGAAGCCGGTGACGTTGCGGGCGGGGATGCCCTGCGCGCGCAGCAGGATCGCCATCGCGGTGGAGAAGTACTCGCAGTGCCCCGCGCGGCGCCGGAAGAGGAAGTGCTCCAGCGACGTCTCGGCGCGGGTGGCGGGGAGCTCGAGCGTGTAGCTGAAGGCGCGCAGATGGCGCTCCACCGCCTGCACCTGGTCCAGCCGCGTGCCCGTGCCCGCGCGCAGGGAGTCGGCCAGGCGGCGCATCCGCAGGGAGACGGGCGGGAGCATCAGGTAGGGGGCGAGCTGCGGGGAATCGGCGTCCTCCCCCTCCGCCAGCGCCTCCGGCGGGGGAGCGGAGGGGCCGGAGACGACGGTGTAGACGGGGGTCTCGCTGCCGTTGAAGCGCACGTCGCCGCTGTTGTCGCGGAAGGGGCGCACGGCCGAGCGCGCCTCCACTCGCAGCACGGGGTGCGGCCCAAAGAGCACCTGAACGCCCGGCGGCCCTCCAAAGATCCTCACGCGCAGCGCCTCGCCGCCCCAGCGGCGGCGGTACGCGCCCGGGGGGAGATCGACCAGCCCCACGGGGCCGCGCGACCAGCGGGTGCCGTCGAAGCGGTCGTACGAGCGGCCCCGCCAGTGGATGGAGGTGAGGCCGGGCGGTGGGCCGTCCGGGAACTCGGCGCGGAAGGCGACGCGCGGGTTGTCGCTGAGCTGCAGCCTCGAGCCGTGCTCCGCCAGCGACACGCCGTCGCCGAAGCCCACCATCGCCTCGCCGCCGCGGGCGCGGCCGTGCACGTTCCACTGCCGCGGCAGGCGCGGAAAGACGACGAAGAGGACGGCGCTCATCAGCAGCGTCACCACGCTCAGCGCGGCGGTGGTCCACAGGAAGCGGCGGCCCACGCGGATCTCAGGCGCACGGTAGCCCTCGGCCTGGCGGCGGAGGAAGCCGACCATCATCGCCAGCGCCGAAAGGGCCACGTACGCCGCGAACGCCCCCGCGAAGGCGATCCCCGGATAGTACCCGGTGGCCGCGATCATCAGGGCGAAGCTCAGCGAGTAGAGCCGCATGTCGTTCCTGGCGTCGAGCGAGCGCAACGACTCGGCCACCAGGAGGAAGAGGAGCATCCCCAGCACCTGCGGCATGAAGTCGCCGCCGCGCACGAAGGCGACGTGCAGCATCCACGCGCACAGCCCCAGGATGCCGGCGCGCGTCCCCCGCTCCACCCACGCGCTCAACGAGCCTGGCGGCTGCCAGAGGGTGGCGAGCAGGAGCCCCGCGCCCGCCGCGACGGTCCCCACGCCCAGGCCGGCGCCCGCGGCGTAGGCGGCGAGCGCGGCCAGTGCCATCCCGGCCGTCAGCCGCCGGTGCAGAAGGGCGACGGTCAACGCGCGCCCATTGCGAAGACGTCGCCCCACCCGCTCTCGGCGGCGCGGCCGGGGGTGACCCACACGCACTCGCTGTGCGGAACGGGGGGGCTGGGGCGCGGCGCATCCTCGCGGAAGCGGGCGCGGGCGAGGGCATCGAGGACGCGCTCGAGCTGGCCGGGCCCGTCGCCGGGGGACACCCGCGCGTCCGCCGTCGCCAGCGCGAAGGCGTCGCCGCGGTGGGTGGCGGCGGCGGCCAGGGCGGCGGCGGTCTCGATGGCCGCCTCCGCGTCGTCGCCGTCGGGGGCGCGCAGCTCCAGGCAGATCCAGAGCGCGCGGGTACGGTCGCGCTCGTACTCGCGCACCACGGGGGCGCCGGCGCGGGCGGTGGTGCGCCAGTGCACGTCGCGCGGGTCGTCGCCGGGGCGGAAGGGACGCAGCGCGCGGAACTCGCCGCGGGGCCCTCCGGCCCCGGCCGGACGCTCGCCGGGCGGCCGGGAGCGCTCCCCCGCCGGACGCGGCTCGCGCACGGGACGGTCCGCGCGAGGCCACACCACGGCCTCGCCCGGAAGCTCCACGTCGCGCTCCTTGCGAAAGAGGCCGAAGGGGAACGAAGTCGCGAGCGTAACCGTCCCCAGCGGGTACACGCCGCGCCGATCCCACAGACCCTCGGCACGCGCGACCGCGGCGGCGCCGGGCTCCAGCGCCGCGACCCACGCGCGCGCCGGCGACCCCGCCTCCCCGATCTCGAGCGCAAAGGAGGGGAGGCGGCGCTTCGTGTTCCTCACCTCGTACGACACCCGCGCCGGCTCGCCCGCCGTGATCCCGCGCGGCGGTCGCCTCCGCACCTCGACGCGCCGCAGCATCTGTTCGCTGAGCCATCCGCTGAGGGTGATGAAGCCCAGCATCGCCCCCAGCAGCAGGAAGAGCAGGTTGTTCCCGGTCCCGATGGCCGCCACCCCCAGCAGCAGGGCCCCCCCGCTGAACATCCACCCCGCGCGCGAAAACCTCAGCCGCCGCGGCGGCCGGAACCAGCGGCGGAGGGAGTCGGCGGTGCTCCAGAAGGGCGCGGAGGGCATAGGAGGGGAGTGCTAAGTGCTAAGTGCTAAGTCCTAGGTGCTAAACGGCAGTGCGTCCGTGCGTCAGTGCGTCTTCACCAAGCACTTGGCACTTGGCACTTGGCACTTCCCTTAGATGGGTACCGGCACCGTATTCAGAATCTCCTCCAACACCGCCACCGCCTCGTCGTACGCATCGCCCGGCCCGGCGGCGGCGGCGGGGAGGAGGCGGTGGGCGAGGCAGGGGACGACCAGGCGGCGGACGTCGTCGGGGGCCAGGAAGTCGCGGCCGTCGACCAGGGCGTAGCCGCGCGCGGCGCGCAGCAGGCCGATGGCGCCGCGGGTGCTGGCGCCGGCGCGGAGGCGAGGGTCGCCGCGGGTGGCCTGGATGATGGCCATCAGGTAATCGACCAGCGCGGGCTCGGCGTGCACCTGTTCTACGCGGTCCTGCAGCGCCAGCACGCGCGGGGCATCCAGGATCGGCTTGATGCGCTCTACCGGGTCGCCGCCCGATGCCGAGCGGAGGAGGACCAGGCGCTCCTCGTCCGCGTCCGGGTAGCCGATGGCGAGGCGCATCAGGAAGCGGTCGAGCTGGCTCTCGGGGAGCGGATAGGTGCCGTGCTGCTCCAGCGGGTTCTGCGTCGCCATCACCAGAAAGGGGCGCGGCAGGTCGAAGGAGCGGTCGTCGATGGTGACGCGCCCCTCCTGCATCGCCTCCAAAAGGCCGCTCTGGGTGCGCGGCGGGGCGCGGTTGATCTCGTCGGCCAGCACCACGTGCGTGAAGATGGGCCCCGGGCGCGTCTCGAATTCGTGCGTGCGCGGGTTGTAGACCGAGACGCCCAGCACGTCCGACGGAAGGAGGTCGCTGGTGAACTGCACGCGGCGGAAGTCCAGCCCCAGCGCGGCGGTGAGGGCGCGCGCCAGGGTGGTCTTCCCCACGCCGGGGATGTCTTCGAAGAGGAGGTGCCCGCGGGCCAGGAGCGCCGCCAGCGACAGGCGCACCGTCTCGCGCTTCCCACGGAAGACGGTCTCCACCTCGTCCACCAGGCGCGGGAGAAGGGCGAGGCCGATCTCCTCGGCGTGCGGTGCGAGTGCGTTCAGCATCAGGTACTTGCGCGATGTGCAGGGGGTTCGGTGACGAAAGCTAGCAGGGAACAGCAAAAGCAAAAAGCCTCACACAGAGGGCACAGAGGGGAAAAGCAAGCCGCGGAGAAACCTTTTCGGTTCTTTCTGTACCCTCTGTGTCTCTGTGTGAGGCCGTTGTTCGTTGATGCCCTTGACTGAATCGTTGCGATGGTGCGAAATACCAGACGCATGTTTCCCGCCTCCTCCATTCCAAGAGCAGTTCCCATGAAGAGACAGATACTCACCGCGCTCGCCGTTCTGGCGGCGGCGGGGTGCGCGGATGATCCATCGCCGACGGCGCCGGAGCTTTCGGCCGAGCTGCTGCCCTGCGTCTTCGGCAAGGGGACGCGGCTCGACGTGGGCGAGACGATCACGGTGACGGGTGCCGAGGCGGGGAGGCTCTGCCTGCAGGCGGGCGGAGAGGGGGCGGACTACACGCTGGTTCCCTTCCTGGCCGACCAGGACGGCGAGGCGCGGCTGCAGGTGGAAGCCATCGGCGCGAACGTCCGCGACGCCGTCGGGCCGCCCGATCCCAACCGGATCCCCGGCGCCCTCACCGCCGCGCCGCCACAACGCGACCGCGAGATGCACCTGCGCCTGATGGAGCGGATGCGCGGCGGCCTGACCATCCGCCCCGCCACCGCCGCGAGCCGCGACGTGGAGCCGGTGGCGCCCACGCCCGCGTCCGTGGTGCCGGCGGTGGGGAGCTTCATCACCGTCCGCATCCCGCAGTTCTACCTCAACCAGAACCCCTGCACCGCCGGCGCCGTGCGGCAGGTGCGCGTCTCCGCGGTGTCGCAGCGCGCCATCCTGGTGAACGACCCCACCAACCCCGCCGGCGGACTCACCGACGCGGAGCTGCGGGCGTTCGGCGACGAGTTCGACCGCCAGATCTACCCGGTGGACGTGCTGAACTTCGGCGCGCCCACGGACCTGGACGACAACGGCGGGCGCGTCATCATCGTCTTCACCCGCGAGGTCAACGCGCTCACCCCGCCCAACAGCGGCGGCGGCTACTTCGGCGGCTTCTTCTTCCCCGGCGACCTCTTTCCGCGGTTGTCGACGCCGCGGCTGGGCGCCTGCCCGCGCAGCAACGTGGGCGAGATCTTTTACCTCCTCGCTCCGGACCCGAACGGCTCGGTGAACGGGAACCGCTTCCCCAAGGACCTCGTCCTGCGCACCGCCGGGGGGACGATCGCGCACGAGTTCGAGCACCTGATCAACAGCGCGCGCCGCATCTACGTGAACAACGCGGAGGAGTTCGAGGAGGTGTGGCTGGACGAGGCGCTGGCGCACGCGGCGGAGGAGATCAACTTCTACGCGGCATCCGGTCTCGCGCCGCGCCAGAACCTGACGCTGGACCAGATCACCGCCGACACCCGCAAGGTCAACGCGGTGAACAGCTACCTGCTGGACAACCTGGCGCGCTACATGACCTACCTGCAGGCGCCGGACAGCAACTCGGTGATCGGTCCCGACCTCCTGGAGACGCGCGGCGGATCGTGGGCCTTCCTCCGCTACGCCGTGGACCGCCGGGGCACGGGCGACCAGCAGCTCTTCTACAACCTGGTGAACAACACGCGCATCGGGCTGGACAACCTGTCGCAGGTGATCGGCGCCCCGGCGCTGGACTGGGTGCAGGACTGGACGCTCTCCGTCTACACGGACGACGCGGTGCCGGTGGAGCCGCGCTTCACGCAGCCGAGCTGGAACTTCCGCGACATCATGCCCGCCATCGCCGGGCTGTACGGCGAGGCCGAGGTATTCCCGCTCAAGGTGGAGCGGCTGGGCTCCAACGCCTCGCGGGAGTACAACCTGCGCGGCGGGGGCGCGGCGTACCTGCGCTTCGGCATCGCGGGCGGGGCGCGCCTGGGGCTGCGCCTCACCAGCAACGGCGGCACGCCGCCCGCGAACCTCCGCTTCTCGCTCGTGAGGACCCGCTGATGACCCGCATCGTACCCGCCGCCCTCGCGGCGCTGGCGCTCGCGCTCCCCACGGCGGCGCGCGCGCAGGGGTGCATCGGCGCCCCGCTGGCCGAGGGGACGCGCGCCCTCCAGCTCCAGGGCTCCTCGTCCGTCTACAGCTCCGCCCCAGAGGTGGACGGAATGGGGATCGGCGCTTCCTTCCGCCACAACCCCGGCGGCCTGCTGGCCTACTCCGCCGAGTACTCCCGCGCCTCCGTGAGCGACAACGACATCCCGCTGCAGTCTGGCGGCGTCACGCTGGCGCTGCGCGCGCCCATCTCGCGCTTCGGCATCTCGCTCTGCGCGCGCGGCGGCGCGATGGCGTCGCGCCTCTCGGACGACCCCAGCGCCAGCGAGCTGGACAACGTGACCTTCCCGGTCGGCATCGTCCTGGAGCTCCCCGTCGCCCTGCGCGAGGGGAGCGCGCTGGTGCCGTACGTCGCACCGCAGTACCTCTTCTCCCGCACGCGCGGCCAGGTGCTCGGCCTGGACTACGAGCGCTCCGCCGACGCCCCGGGCGTCGAAGCGGGCCTGGGCCTGCGCATGGGCCGCGCGGCCTTCACCCTTGGCGGCAGCTTCTCCGACCTCCCCGACGACCTGGTCACCGCTGCCGTGCCGGCGCAGTCGCTGTTCCTGCGGGTGGGGGTGGTTTTTTGAGGCGGTTCCGGTCTTGGCCGGGCGAGTGAACTCGCTGCAACAACAGCACAAAGTCCGCCTTCGCGGACTCGGGGTCTGACGTCGCGTTTCTCGAGCCGGCTTCAGCCGCCTTCCCGTGGTTCCAGCCGGGGGATTCATCCCCCGGCGATGCGGCCCCGGTGCCCGCCTCCCGCACCACCCCCCTCACCAATCCCCCTCACGACATCAGCTCCCTCAGCATCCCCTGCGGGTTGTTCAGGAACTCGCGGGTGACCACGTAGTGCTCGGTGTCCTCGTACGCCACCTCGCGGATGCCGCCCTCCTCCAGCAGCAGGATGCGCGCGCCGGGGTACGCCATCAGGATCGGCGAGTGGGTGGCGATCAGGAACTGTGACTTCATCTTCACCAGGTCGCGGATCCGCACCAGCGCGGCCATCTGGCGCATCGGCGAGAGGGCGGCCTCGGGCTCGTCCAGGATGTACAGTCCGCCGCCGGTGAACCGCTCCGTCATCAGCGCGAAGAAGCTCTCGCCGTGCGACTGCTCGTGCAGCGCGAGGTCGCCGTACGACTCGCGGATGGGGCGGCCGAGCGGCGGAAGGAGCGCGTGGTCGGCGGAGTCGATGCGCTCGATCTCCGTGGCCACGTTGAAGAAGCTCTCGGCGCGCAGGAAGTAGCCGTCGTGCGGCTGCCCCGCCCCGCGCACCAGGGTGAGGTAGCGGAACAGCTCCGAGTGCGAGTTGCGCGTGGCGAAGCGGAAGTTGCGCGACCCGCCCTCCGCGTTGAACCCCCATGCCACCGCGATCGCCTCCAGCAGCGTCGACTTCCCGCTCCCGTTCTCGCCGATCAGAAAGGTGACCTCAGGGTGCAGATCCAGCTTCCCGAGCGTGCGCACCGCGGGGAGGCTGAACGGGTACTCGTCGAACGACGGCACGTCGTGGCGCTCCAGGCGCACCGAGCGCAGGTACTGCGTTGGGATCACGGGCGGTACGGGTGATGGGACAGGGAAAAGCATCACACAGAGACACGGAGGCGACGGAAAGGCCACAGAGAACCCCTTCTTTCAGTTCTTTCGGTTCGCTCTGTGGCTCTGTGCGAGGCCTTCAGTTCTTCTGCTAGGCGCGGCGAAGGAGGTAGACGCCGAACCATTTGCGGTCGTCGGTCCAGCGCTGCTCCAGCACCCACCCCGCGCGGTGGGCAAGGCGCTCGAAGGCTCCGGGGGCGTACTTGTGCGAGTACTCCGTGAGAATCGACTCGCCCGGCTGAAAGGTGATCCGGGTGTGGTGCGGACCCTCCGCGGCGGGGATGCGCACCTCCTGCGCGCGCGTGCTGATCAGGCGCATCTCCACCCGGCCGTCCGCCTGCACGTACGGGGCGTGGTGGCGGAAGGCGGCGAGGTCGAAGTCGGCGCCGCACTCGCGGTTGATCCGGGCCAGCAGGTTCAGGTTGAAGGCGGCCGTCACCCCCTCCGGATCGTTGTAGGCGCGCTCGATCACCGCCGGCTCCTTGGCCAGGTCCACCCCGATCAGCAGGCGCCCGCCCGGCCCGCACAGCTCCCCCACCCGCTCCAGGAAGCGCGCCGCATCGTCCGGCTCGAAGTTCCCGATGGTGGAGCCGGGGAAGAAGGCGACCGCGCCCGCGGCGGGGCGCGTGGGCTCGGGCAGGGAGAAGCTGGAGGTATAGTCCGCGCACACCGGCAGCACCTCCAACTCCGGGAACGCCTCCGCCACCGAGATGGCGAAGGCCAGGAGCTGCGCGCGCGAGATGTCGATGGGGATGTAGGCCGCCACCTCGCGAAGCTCCTCCAGGAGGATACGCGTCTTGATCCCGCTCCCGCTGCCGAACTCCACCAGGCGGCATCCGGGCTCGATGCACCGCGCGATCTCCCCCGCGGCGCGCCGCAGGATGCCGATCTCCGTGCGGGTGGGATAGTAGGCGTCCAGCTCGCAGATCCGCTCGAAGAGCCGCGCCCCGGCTTCGTCGTAGAAGTACTTGGGCGACAGCTTCTTCACCGGCGCGGAGAGCCCCGCCAGCACGTCCGCCCGCAGGTCGTCCGGCACTGGCTCCAGGTCGTACAGCGCCACGCGTCCGTTGGCGGCCTCCCGCGCCACCCGCATCACACGTCCCTCGCCAGCCGTACGCCCGTGAACTGCCAGGTCGCGTCCGGCGGAAAGAAGTTGCGGTAGGTGGGCCGGATGTGGGTCTCCGACGTCGCGCACGAGCCGCCGCGCAGCACGAACTGGTTGCACATGAACTTGCCGTTGTACTCGCCCAGCGCGCCCGGCGGGGGCTGGTAGCCGGGATAGGGCACGTACTGGCTCCGCGTCCACTCCCACACGTCGCCGAACATCTGCAGCAGCCTGTCGCCCGCGGCCGGCGCGGGATGGAAGCGCCCGCTCTCGGCCAGGTTGCCGCGCAAGGGCACGGTGGCGGCCGCGACCTCCCACTCCGCCTCGGTGGGCAGCCGGGCCCCGGCCCAGCGCGCGAATGCCTCCGCCT is a genomic window containing:
- a CDS encoding MoxR family ATPase codes for the protein MLNALAPHAEEIGLALLPRLVDEVETVFRGKRETVRLSLAALLARGHLLFEDIPGVGKTTLARALTAALGLDFRRVQFTSDLLPSDVLGVSVYNPRTHEFETRPGPIFTHVVLADEINRAPPRTQSGLLEAMQEGRVTIDDRSFDLPRPFLVMATQNPLEQHGTYPLPESQLDRFLMRLAIGYPDADEERLVLLRSASGGDPVERIKPILDAPRVLALQDRVEQVHAEPALVDYLMAIIQATRGDPRLRAGASTRGAIGLLRAARGYALVDGRDFLAPDDVRRLVVPCLAHRLLPAAAAGPGDAYDEAVAVLEEILNTVPVPI
- a CDS encoding AAA family ATPase, whose protein sequence is MIPTQYLRSVRLERHDVPSFDEYPFSLPAVRTLGKLDLHPEVTFLIGENGSGKSTLLEAIAVAWGFNAEGGSRNFRFATRNSHSELFRYLTLVRGAGQPHDGYFLRAESFFNVATEIERIDSADHALLPPLGRPIRESYGDLALHEQSHGESFFALMTERFTGGGLYILDEPEAALSPMRQMAALVRIRDLVKMKSQFLIATHSPILMAYPGARILLLEEGGIREVAYEDTEHYVVTREFLNNPQGMLRELMS
- the egtD gene encoding L-histidine N(alpha)-methyltransferase codes for the protein MRVAREAANGRVALYDLEPVPDDLRADVLAGLSAPVKKLSPKYFYDEAGARLFERICELDAYYPTRTEIGILRRAAGEIARCIEPGCRLVEFGSGSGIKTRILLEELREVAAYIPIDISRAQLLAFAISVAEAFPELEVLPVCADYTSSFSLPEPTRPAAGAVAFFPGSTIGNFEPDDAARFLERVGELCGPGGRLLIGVDLAKEPAVIERAYNDPEGVTAAFNLNLLARINRECGADFDLAAFRHHAPYVQADGRVEMRLISTRAQEVRIPAAEGPHHTRITFQPGESILTEYSHKYAPGAFERLAHRAGWVLEQRWTDDRKWFGVYLLRRA